Genomic segment of Vibrio celticus:
AAGATGAAGTCATCGGTGAACCGCTAGCGACGTTTGTTCCTAGCTTTAACTTTGCTCGCTGGATCGAAGGCGATGTAACGCGTCATCGTGAAGTTGTCGTGTTGGATGGTTTAGATTTCTCTATTGAGATCCTGCCGATTTACCTTGGTGGTGATGTCAACGAAGCGGTACTGGCAAGCGCAGTAATGACGATTCGCTCTTGTAATCAAGAGATGAACTCGCCAGATTCAATCCCAGAACAGAACAACCTAGGTTTCGAACACTTTGTTGGTGTCTCTAATCGCCATAAAGCCTTGATCAGCCAAGCTAAGAAATTGGCTATGCTGGATCAGCCTCTATTAATTGAAGGCGATACGGGTACGGGTAAAGAGATGTTGGCGAAAGCGTGTCATAACCGTTCAAATCGATCGTCTTTCCCATTCTTGATTCTAAGCTGTGCATCGATGCCTGATGACGTAGCGGAAACGGAATTGTTTGGTCATGCGCCGGGTTCATTCAACCATGAGCAAGGTCATAAAGGTATTTTCGAACAAGCGAATGGTGGTACGGTATTTTTAGATGAAATTGGCGAGATGAGCCCGCATCTACAAATCAAACTGCTGCGTTTCCTACAAGATGGTTCATTCCGTCGTGTTGGTGAAGAAGAAGAGATGCACGCTGATGTTCGTATTATTGCATCAACGCGCCACCGTCTTTCTGAATTAGCCGACTCGGGTTCGTTCCGTGAAGACTTGTTCTACCGCTTGAATGTACTGACTCTGTCTATCCCTGCATTGCGTGAACGCTCAAACGACGTAGCGCCGCTGTTGGAACTGTTCGTTGCAAAGTACGCGCAGCAATTAGGTATGTTAAAACCAAAACTGACTCAAGAATTAGTCGACCAGCTTGGTAATTACCAATGGCCGGGCAATATTCGTCAGTTAGACAACATGGTTCTACGCGCACTAACAGAGCTAGATTCAGACACACTAACGGTTGAGCAATTCCATTTGCCACAGCTTGAAACAATGACGGCAGGAATGGCGAACTTAAGCCTAGACGGCTCGCTCGATGAAATCATGAAAGACTATGAATCTCAGATTCTAGAGAAGCTTTATCAGTCTTTCCCATCAAGCCGGAAGCTAGCAAAACGTTTGAATGTATCTCATACCTCAATTGCGAATAAGCTTCGTGATTACGGTATCAGAAAGAACTGATCGAATAAGAACAAGATTATGGAAGATTTGAGTACACCAGAGCGCATTTATAAGCATGATGGTAATCTGATTCTACGCACGGCTGAAATTGATGACGCTGGCATGATCAGCGAGTACTTTCAGGTTAACAGAGAGTACCTGAAACCTTGGGAACCGATTCGCGAAGACGCGTTCTTTGATAGAGCGAGTTGGGCGCAGCGACTGATCAAGTTAAACGAGCTTCATAAAATGGGGCTAGGCTATTACTGTTTACTGATTAACGCTGACTCTAATGAAATGTTAGGCACCATATCGTTCAGTAATTTGTCGCGTTTCCCGTTCTACGCTTGTAATGTCGGTTACTCATTGGCGCAAAGTGCACAGGGCCACGGTTACATGCGCAGAGGCTTGAGCATGGCTAAAGACTACATGTTTGATGTGCAGAACATGCACCGCTTAATGGCGGGCTACATGCCTCACAACGAACGCAGTGCTGGTGTATTAGAACATCTTGGTTTTGTCCGAGAAGGTTTTGCTAAAGACTACCTACAGATTAACGGTAAATGGGAAGACCATATACTGACGGCATTAGTTAACCCAAACTGGGAAGATAGACGCGCTGTATAGAGATCAATAGTCATTAGGCGTAAGTACCAATTAAGCGTAAATACAGATTTAGAGGCAGTGACGACATAGATAAAATGAAACCGTCACTGCATCAAAAAGAACAGATAGGCATGGTAAATCCATCAGCCTGAGAAGATATTTGAGGAATTTTGATGTCATACACAACTTTGGACGAATACCAAAGAAAATGGATTTTCACACACCAGTCAATGCCGCTGCCGGCAGAGGACTTGGAAAAGATTAAGCCAATGACACAGGCGAGAGCATCTCAGTTCTGGAAAGAGAACGTGAGCCCTCAAAGTCCAGACGCAGAACGACTGAGCTCGCAAGACTGGCCAAGCAAAGCATCGAACTGGAATGAAGAGATCAGCTGGATGGCGCATTGGGAAGCGGATGAGCCAGAAATGCCAGAAGAGATTCTTAACTTTATTGATTGGCAAGATGACGTAACTGTTTATTTTTGTTACGAAAAGTACAATGTTCTTGAAACCAAATGGGCGATTTTCAAGAAGCATTGGAAGAACTTCTTGTTCTACGATGATGGCCCGATTCTAATCGGTCGCCGTCGTTCAGAAGCCCTTTGGTTTGCTACCAATGGCAAGGTGAAAATCGGTAACCGTGCTTAACCTCGGTGTGATTTAATCGAGCAGCTGTTGGTGATTCGAACAACAGACAGACAAACAAAAAGCGAGCATTGATCTCGCTTTTTTTGTGCCTAATGATCTTCGAAGATCATGGGGAAATACTCACTATTTGAGCCCAACTAAAGGTGACCATATCCACTCATTTAAAGCGAGTGAATTACGAAATTGAGATCGCTATCTCATTGGGTTAGTTGAAGTTTTGTGGGGTTGGGCTATCTTTATATTACTGCCTTAGTGGAGGTGAAGTATTATGATTTGGGATACTCTCGAACGTGTAAATAAACTTCGCAAGGAAGCAATGGAGGATCCAGAGTTTTTGGATTCAGCAAAAATGCATGAGGAATGGCTTTTAAGCGAAACTCATAATCAATCAAACAAAGGAGCAAAAGAGAAGAAACCGAAAAAACTATCTGACATTTATGAAAATACGGATTTTCCTATCAACCCAACTGGAACAAAACATTAATAATGATGAACTGCAACACGGCTAAGGCTCTTAACCAAAAAGCTATAAGTCGACTAAACCCGAAACATACCAGCCTTAAGCCACCAATAAAAAAGCCACTTTCAACGAATCGAAAGTGGCTTTTTCTTTACTAGTTAGCGATCCAATCTAATGAGCCCTAAAACTAGTTATTAATCAGGCTTAACCCGCTTGGTAACGCATCACCAAACACACGCTTAGATTCGCTCTCAGAAAGTTCAGTCACTTCACTCACTAGTGTTAACCATGAATCAGGTACCTTGCTTTGCTTAAGCTTCTCAATCACTTGATTGCGATAGTCGTCAGAGATATCAAACTGACGGTCACCGGTTTTACGACAAATCATCACCGCTGCAAAGGCGATCATCTGCTCTTTATGCCAGTTCTGCTCAAGCAGTTTGGGTAACCATTGTTCAGCTTGTTCTCTAGGAATCACGCTGTGTTGGCTACCATACAAAGGTGTTCTTGAAGCCAATCGACCTAGCGCCCACCAGTGCGCTTGCTCAAACTGATTATGGTTAATCGCCTTGCTTAAGAACCAACTTGCCAGCAGCACTTTGTCTTCAACCTCAAGTTGCTCAAGTGACGCCGCTAAACGAACCATGGCTTCATAACCATTGTCTTGCGCATCTTTGGCTGTCTTAGAGTTCTTCATTGCACCTGGGTGAAGGTATTTAGCGATGTCCGCCAAGATACTCTCTTGCTGCTCTTGGTTTAGTCCACCGGCCACACGACGCCAGAATACCCACCAGTCTGTCCAGCCTTGGTGGTTCTTGAACTGAATGTTCTGTTGGTAAAGGCCCCAAATTTGCTTGATACGCCATGAGTCAGTCGGATCGCCAAAGCCAGGACGTAGCGAGTATCCCGCCAAACGTAACCAGTTCTTCTCGTGTGCTTCTGAGCGGCGACGACGCTTACGACCTAATGAGAAGGTATCAAATAGGTTACGAAGGGTCGTGAAGTCCCATTCATCGCGTTTACCTAGTCGCTTCTCAAGATCTTTCGATAGCGTTTTGATCTCTTTCGATTCAGCACTTTTCTTGTTGCCGCTGTACAGGCGAGAAATCAATTCCTTACACTCTTCCAATCTTGGGTGAAGCGCGGAGGTATCAGATTCATCGCCTTGCTTATTTCTTACTTCAAACTCAAGCAACCAACGCTTAGAGTCATCTTCTGTGCTCACACACTCCATTTTCAGTGTGCCGACTTCGGTTAACTGACAAGCGAGCAGGACTTCAACACGCTCTTTTTGGTTGGCTTGAAGTTCTGCAGTACCTGAGCCTTCCAACGTAGAAATATACGGTGGGAGAGGGGAGAACAAGTCGGCATCCACATTGACCATCACACCGTTTTGAATGGCGGTGTCGTGAGCAATTTGATCGTGTGTTGAAGTCAGTAGATTAAATCGTACTGGCTCACCTAAAGTCAGCGAGAAACGACGGCTGTTTAAGCGTATCTCTTGTCCTTCCTCAGTACCTTTGGCAAGCAGACAAAGCGCTTTACCCATCTTGTTCTTCTCTTGTAGATGCAAGAAGTAAGAACGAGCTGCACCACCACCGATTTTCAGTTGTGCACCACGGCGGGCTTTACCAAAGGCAACCGCGCCAAGGGCAACAGACCAATCTGGATGAGGGTTATCAAGCACTGTGATCGGAGAACCGTTCCAGTTGCCAAGTAGCTGTGTGATTCGTTCAGTGACCAATTCACTGTTAAACACACCACCATTGAGCAGCACGCCAACTGGAATTGCAGGTTTGGTGTCATCGAACTCAATAGAGTCTGAGTTTTCTAATGCGGCTTTAGATACTTGTTGGTGTGTTGTTAGGAATTCTGCGACGTGCTTACTCACCGCAGGATCAGCCACGTAAGGCAGACCAAACTCAACCACAGCACTGCGGCGTTTGTCGGGTGTTTCAGCAAACTCAGAAAGCGGGAAGAAACCTTCCAATGCGATTTGATGAACTTCTTGTTTGGTTAAGCCAATACTCTTAGTACCGCCAAGCAGTTTAGAACCGCTGCCTAGCATTGTGATCTTCACATCATCGGGTGCATTGGCAGAAAGTAGGCTCTCTTTTGCGGCGCGAGTTTGTTGAATTAGTTTGGTTAGGCTAGAGGCATTCAGCTTTTTGTTTTGATTGAAGCGTTGCTCAGCGAGGTGAGCAAGTGCTAAATCGAGGTTATCACCACCAAGCATCAAGTGTTCACCAACGCCGATACGGTCGAGTGCGAGCTCGTTATTACCGTCGCTGTTCGCATCGAATTTGGCTTCAATTAAGCTTAAATCGGTGGTACCACCGCCAACATCACACACTAGAATCAGTGGGATTTGTTGAAGTTCATCTGCTGCGGTTTGTTGGTGACGGGCATACCAGTCATAACAAACGGCTTGCGGCTCTTCGAGTAATAGAATATTACCTAAGCCCGCCAGTTCTGCGGCTTCGAGTGTTAGCTTACGTGCGGTCTCATCGAAGGAAGCAGGAACGGTAACCACAACATCTTGGTCTTCTAGCTTGTTGCTCGGGTTACGGTAGTTCCATGCTTGGCGAATGTGGTTGAGGTAGCTTGCACTCGCCACAACTGGCGAGACTTTATCGATATCAGCTGCGCCAGCCCAAGGCAGAATGTCGGAGTTACGATCAACCGCTTGGTGTGATAGCCAACTCTTAGCACTCGATACTTGGCGGCCTTCAACCTTAGCGCCTAATTCACGTGCCCATTCACCGACGATAACGTTCTTAATATCGCCTTCAACGGGGCTTGGTTCCCATGGCATTGTCAGGTCAGAAGGGGAGATTTGACCTTGTGCTGGGTGGTAACGAAATGATGGGAGTAGGGGCTTGCGAACCACTTCACCGGGGCCGATGAGTTGGTCAATATCGAAAAGAGAAACGGGAGCATGTTGTAGGTCGTCGTTGATTTCACAGTAAGCGACAACCGTATTGGTTGTGCCTAAGTCAATGCCGACTAAAAAACGAGGAGTTGCCATACAAAACCTTATTCTTCCAGAGTGATGACCAGTTTTTTTGATAGCTTTGGTCTTATTGTTGTTATTCGTAAACGCCATTCCTGAGAAACAGGCAGGACTAGGTTGAGAACCGTATTGATAAAGAAACGGCACCCGCTAAGGTGCCGTTGATTCATTATGCTTGTTCGTTTGAGTCGTTATTCGAGTCTTCACGAACGTCGAACTCAACGTGCCATTTCTGACCGTTGTCAGTAGCAATCGCTTCTAGGTATAAGGTACCTAGCTCAGTAACGCGAGAAGCCAAAGTTACTGGAACGACTTCACCTTCGCGACGGCCTTCAGATACAGGCAGTGTTACTTGGATTTCAGGAAGCTCATCCAGATCTTCTGGAGCCCAGTGATCAAGGTGCGTACCCGCTTCATCTTCACGACGAGTGGTTGAACCGAAGAATTGGAAGTGAACTGGCTGACCAATCACTAGACCGAACTCTTGGCTAGGAACTTGAACGCTTGAGCCTTCTTCCATACCAAATGGTGCAACACACAGTGCTTCCATTGGAGGAGCCATACCTGGGATAGCTGGCATCGCGCTTTCAATTCCAACGTAGTAAGAAGATGCGATACCACCACGGATACGAACGCCTTGCCCACGACGAACTGCGCCGTAGTAAGAAGCGCCACTTGCAACCGCTAGGTCTAAATCTAAACCTGAAAGCTGTTTTGCGAACTCTTCGTCAGCATTAATTAGCCATTCATTGATCGTATCTGAAAGACGATCAGCAAGTAGGTTCGATTTTAGAACACCACCATTGAACAGGATTGCTGTTGGTTTGATGAAGTCAGCCGCTGGCGCTTCTGACCCTGGCATACCAGGCATGTTTGCAAACGGGTTGAAATCTTGCTGAGCCGCTTCGCTATTTCCAGAAAGCGCGTTCGCTTGCTTAGAAAGGAATGCGGCAATGTGACGAGTAATACCTGCGTCTTGAGCGTAAGGCAGACCCATTTGAGTCAGTGCACCACGCGTTTTTTGTACTGGGTGCTCAGTCACGGCCACTTTCGGGAAGAAGCCATCAACCAATGTTTGTTGTACTTCTTGCTGAGTCAGTTCTGTTTTCAGTGTTGCGCCAAGTAGTTTAGAACCACGGCTTGGAACAACGATAGGCACAGATTGCAGTTCAGCATCGTTAAGCAGTGCTTCTTTCGCATCACGACATGCGTGAGTCATTGCTTGAACCTGCCAAGGAGCCAGCTCTTTGCCTTCTTGCGCCAGTTTCATCTTCAAGCGGTAAGCAAGAGCTAAGTCCATGTTGTCGCCGCCAAGTAGGATGTGTTCACCTACTGCGATACGGTTCAGGCTTAGGTTACCGTCATCTTGTGTTACTTCAACTAACGAAAGGTCGGTTGTACCACCACCGATATCGACAACAAGAACGATGTCACCAACGTTTACTTCATCACGCCATGTGTCGTTGCTGTTATCAATCCAGCTGTAAAGAGCCGCTTGTGGCTCTTCAAGAAGCGTTAGGTGAGTGAAACCAACATTACGTGCAGCTTCTGCTGTTAGGTCACGAGCCGCAGGATCAAACGAAGCAGGAACTGTGATCGTTACATCTTGGTCTGCCAGCTTGTGTTCTGGGTTAGCGTGGTTCCAAGCGTCTTTAAGGTGCTCAAGGTACAGTTCAGTTGTCTTAAGCGGAGATACTTTTTCCACTTCTTCAGGGCTGCCTGCAGGAAGGAAAGCATCGCGACGGTTAACACCACCGTGGCACAACCAAGATTTTGCACTTGCTACCAAACGGATAGGGGTTTTAGAACCAAGGTTACGAGCAATTGCACCCACTAGCGCTTTTGGCTCTGAAGACCAAGGAAGAACGCGAGAGCCCGCATTCATTTCATGTTCGTGTGGTTGGTATAGGAACGAGCCAAGTTGGCTGCGAGTTTCTACTGTACCTGGCGCCGTCAGTTGAGGGATTTGCATCACCTCTACGCGAGCGTCTTCATTGCTTGTGTCGATGTAAGACAAAACGCAGTGTGTAGTACCTAAATCGATACCAACACTGAACTTAGGTGCTTGTTGCTCTTGTGAATGCTCTCGGTCTTGAGAAGATAGCTCTTGAGCTGAATGACTTTGATGTTCCATTATAGCTCCACCTCTGCCGGTGCAATTACAGATGCATCGTAGTTTTCAGCAAGCTTAGGCAGGTTCATGTCAGTTGCTTTCCAACCTTTGTGAACCAGTGTGCCGTTGAATGGTGCACTGCCCGTTACGTTGCCAGTTAGGCGAATTTCTTGAGGGTTGAAACCTTCAGCGATAGTGATACGTGTTTCTTCATCTTCAGTGCGGATGTGTGACAGCGTTACGTAATCGGCTAATACTTTTTGACCGCCCGTGTGAATAACACGAGCTGCTGCGCCAACTTCTTCATCAGAGAATGACGTCAGGTCTTCTTTTAAGAAGTCAATCAAACGTGCTTCTTGCTGCATGATAGACAGTAGCTGCATTGCTGAGTCAGTCGGTGCTGTTGCCAGCTTAGATTCAACTTCTACTACTTTTTCGATGACTTTCTCTACTTCAACAACTTTTTCTACTTCGACAATTTTCTCAACTGGCTTTTCAACTTCAACGATCTTTTCTACTGGTTTTTCTACGACTTTCTCAACCACTTTGGTTTTACGAGAAACGGCAATTAGCAGTAGTAAAACGCTTGATGCAGTTAGGCCTGCGTGAAGCATATCAAACGTTTGTGGGATTAGGTTCAAATCAACGATCATAGTGATTTCTCTTTAAAATTGATTTAACGGTATATTCGTCGGTTCAAAGGAATATACAGGTTGGAAAGAAACTCATTGGCATTAAGCCGAAACGGTCACTTTCAAGCTATAAATATGGATGGATACTAGCATATTCAAGGCTTAAGAGTGGTATTTAATGTTTTTAATCACGTGGGTTTTTGGTGTGTTAGCTTGAAATTTAGTCGAGATTCGTTCGAATATTGGTCGTCGATGTAAGGGCGAGGTAAACAATGCCCATTTTATGTCATTTTTAAAACCAAACTTAAATGGAGCATCATTCCCTTCCGTTATATACTTTTAACTCATTAGAGCCTATTTGGAAGCCACATGCCGCACACTACTGACCCACTAACAGGGTTGAAGAGACGAACTCTCCCATTGGTCGTATTTTTGGTCAGTTTTTTGATTACTGTGTTGTGTTTTATGTTAGTCGCGTTAAACCAAAACCGCGCGCTAAATATGAACTTGGATAGCTTTGCTACTCACCAGACACTAAGTTTGGAAGCGTTTATCGCTAATGACGTGGCTTACATTGGCTCCGGTGCTAATTTTTTCTACGCAAATGATCCTGAAAACTGGGATAAGTTTGATCGTTTTGCTCAGCAAACCATTAACGAATCAAAGAGCCTGATTGGTTTGCAGTGGATGCAAAAAGTGCCGGCAGACGAGATTGCCGAGCATACCGCTAAGATGAAAGAAAAATACCCGTCTTACGAACTGTTCACGATTCCAAAACATGAAGCAAAAACCTTTGGTTACATCTTAGATGGCGAGCCGGCGTTCATTGCTAGTGACCTGTATCCCAATACACAAGCAAACGACAACGTTCTTGGTTTTTACTCTTCTCGTGAGCGCTTCAAGCTGGTTTTAGATAACATCAGACAGACGCGTAAAGCGAATATTTCAGACAAAGTTCGCTTGCTTCAAGACGGCTTAGATCAAGACACACCAAAGACAGGTATGCTGGTTTATCACCCTGTATTTGAGGGTGAAAGCGACAACCTGCTCGGTGTTGTGATTGGTGTGGTTCGCACGACTTATTACTTTGAAAATCTACTGGCTTCGGCAGTGGGCGACATGGATGTCTATATCCGTGTTACCGATACGGGCTTCGAAGCAGAAGACTCTCCAATTTTGTTTGAAACCGAGGGTTATGAAGCCGTTTCTGGCCACCACATAACAAAGACGATTGAATTGACTAACCGTGATTGGAAGGTTGATTACAAAATAGATTCATGCATCTCTTTTTATGGCTATTTGGTATTAACTGGAATTGTCTTAGTGGGGACAACCATCTCTTTGTTGTTGGCGTACATCGTTAACATGCAAATCCGAGAGAAAGAACGTTTGTATCAAATGCTTGATAAAAGAACAGAAGAACTTCGCTTTTTAGCCAACCATGACAGTCTTACGGAAGTTTATAACCGACGTGCTTTCAATAAGATGTTAGATAAAGCGATACAGCGAAATGAACCCTTTAGTCTTATCGGATTTGATGTTGATATGTTCAAAGGCATTAACGACGAATTCGGTCACCCAGCAGGGGATGCGTTACTCATTCATGTCATCAAGTTGATTGCAGTGAGTCTGAAAGAGGGGGATAACCTATTTCGTATAGGCGGAGACGAGTTCTGTATCATTTCTAGCATTACAAACCATGAA
This window contains:
- the tyrR gene encoding transcriptional regulator TyrR — protein: MRLEVLCEDRLGLTRELLDILASKSIDLRGIEIDVKGIIYLNCPDIDFDAFSELMAEIRRISGVKDVRKIQFMPSERHNTELIALLANLPDPVIAIDLKGSVDMANHAALNLFNKQEDEVIGEPLATFVPSFNFARWIEGDVTRHREVVVLDGLDFSIEILPIYLGGDVNEAVLASAVMTIRSCNQEMNSPDSIPEQNNLGFEHFVGVSNRHKALISQAKKLAMLDQPLLIEGDTGTGKEMLAKACHNRSNRSSFPFLILSCASMPDDVAETELFGHAPGSFNHEQGHKGIFEQANGGTVFLDEIGEMSPHLQIKLLRFLQDGSFRRVGEEEEMHADVRIIASTRHRLSELADSGSFREDLFYRLNVLTLSIPALRERSNDVAPLLELFVAKYAQQLGMLKPKLTQELVDQLGNYQWPGNIRQLDNMVLRALTELDSDTLTVEQFHLPQLETMTAGMANLSLDGSLDEIMKDYESQILEKLYQSFPSSRKLAKRLNVSHTSIANKLRDYGIRKN
- the rimJ gene encoding ribosomal protein S5-alanine N-acetyltransferase; this encodes MEDLSTPERIYKHDGNLILRTAEIDDAGMISEYFQVNREYLKPWEPIREDAFFDRASWAQRLIKLNELHKMGLGYYCLLINADSNEMLGTISFSNLSRFPFYACNVGYSLAQSAQGHGYMRRGLSMAKDYMFDVQNMHRLMAGYMPHNERSAGVLEHLGFVREGFAKDYLQINGKWEDHILTALVNPNWEDRRAV
- a CDS encoding DUF2947 domain-containing protein, encoding MSYTTLDEYQRKWIFTHQSMPLPAEDLEKIKPMTQARASQFWKENVSPQSPDAERLSSQDWPSKASNWNEEISWMAHWEADEPEMPEEILNFIDWQDDVTVYFCYEKYNVLETKWAIFKKHWKNFLFYDDGPILIGRRRSEALWFATNGKVKIGNRA
- a CDS encoding Hsp70 family protein; protein product: MATPRFLVGIDLGTTNTVVAYCEINDDLQHAPVSLFDIDQLIGPGEVVRKPLLPSFRYHPAQGQISPSDLTMPWEPSPVEGDIKNVIVGEWARELGAKVEGRQVSSAKSWLSHQAVDRNSDILPWAGAADIDKVSPVVASASYLNHIRQAWNYRNPSNKLEDQDVVVTVPASFDETARKLTLEAAELAGLGNILLLEEPQAVCYDWYARHQQTAADELQQIPLILVCDVGGGTTDLSLIEAKFDANSDGNNELALDRIGVGEHLMLGGDNLDLALAHLAEQRFNQNKKLNASSLTKLIQQTRAAKESLLSANAPDDVKITMLGSGSKLLGGTKSIGLTKQEVHQIALEGFFPLSEFAETPDKRRSAVVEFGLPYVADPAVSKHVAEFLTTHQQVSKAALENSDSIEFDDTKPAIPVGVLLNGGVFNSELVTERITQLLGNWNGSPITVLDNPHPDWSVALGAVAFGKARRGAQLKIGGGAARSYFLHLQEKNKMGKALCLLAKGTEEGQEIRLNSRRFSLTLGEPVRFNLLTSTHDQIAHDTAIQNGVMVNVDADLFSPLPPYISTLEGSGTAELQANQKERVEVLLACQLTEVGTLKMECVSTEDDSKRWLLEFEVRNKQGDESDTSALHPRLEECKELISRLYSGNKKSAESKEIKTLSKDLEKRLGKRDEWDFTTLRNLFDTFSLGRKRRRRSEAHEKNWLRLAGYSLRPGFGDPTDSWRIKQIWGLYQQNIQFKNHQGWTDWWVFWRRVAGGLNQEQQESILADIAKYLHPGAMKNSKTAKDAQDNGYEAMVRLAASLEQLEVEDKVLLASWFLSKAINHNQFEQAHWWALGRLASRTPLYGSQHSVIPREQAEQWLPKLLEQNWHKEQMIAFAAVMICRKTGDRQFDISDDYRNQVIEKLKQSKVPDSWLTLVSEVTELSESESKRVFGDALPSGLSLINN
- a CDS encoding Hsp70 family protein, producing the protein MEHQSHSAQELSSQDREHSQEQQAPKFSVGIDLGTTHCVLSYIDTSNEDARVEVMQIPQLTAPGTVETRSQLGSFLYQPHEHEMNAGSRVLPWSSEPKALVGAIARNLGSKTPIRLVASAKSWLCHGGVNRRDAFLPAGSPEEVEKVSPLKTTELYLEHLKDAWNHANPEHKLADQDVTITVPASFDPAARDLTAEAARNVGFTHLTLLEEPQAALYSWIDNSNDTWRDEVNVGDIVLVVDIGGGTTDLSLVEVTQDDGNLSLNRIAVGEHILLGGDNMDLALAYRLKMKLAQEGKELAPWQVQAMTHACRDAKEALLNDAELQSVPIVVPSRGSKLLGATLKTELTQQEVQQTLVDGFFPKVAVTEHPVQKTRGALTQMGLPYAQDAGITRHIAAFLSKQANALSGNSEAAQQDFNPFANMPGMPGSEAPAADFIKPTAILFNGGVLKSNLLADRLSDTINEWLINADEEFAKQLSGLDLDLAVASGASYYGAVRRGQGVRIRGGIASSYYVGIESAMPAIPGMAPPMEALCVAPFGMEEGSSVQVPSQEFGLVIGQPVHFQFFGSTTRREDEAGTHLDHWAPEDLDELPEIQVTLPVSEGRREGEVVPVTLASRVTELGTLYLEAIATDNGQKWHVEFDVREDSNNDSNEQA
- a CDS encoding DUF2760 domain-containing protein, yielding MIVDLNLIPQTFDMLHAGLTASSVLLLLIAVSRKTKVVEKVVEKPVEKIVEVEKPVEKIVEVEKVVEVEKVIEKVVEVESKLATAPTDSAMQLLSIMQQEARLIDFLKEDLTSFSDEEVGAAARVIHTGGQKVLADYVTLSHIRTEDEETRITIAEGFNPQEIRLTGNVTGSAPFNGTLVHKGWKATDMNLPKLAENYDASVIAPAEVEL
- a CDS encoding sensor domain-containing diguanylate cyclase, coding for MPHTTDPLTGLKRRTLPLVVFLVSFLITVLCFMLVALNQNRALNMNLDSFATHQTLSLEAFIANDVAYIGSGANFFYANDPENWDKFDRFAQQTINESKSLIGLQWMQKVPADEIAEHTAKMKEKYPSYELFTIPKHEAKTFGYILDGEPAFIASDLYPNTQANDNVLGFYSSRERFKLVLDNIRQTRKANISDKVRLLQDGLDQDTPKTGMLVYHPVFEGESDNLLGVVIGVVRTTYYFENLLASAVGDMDVYIRVTDTGFEAEDSPILFETEGYEAVSGHHITKTIELTNRDWKVDYKIDSCISFYGYLVLTGIVLVGTTISLLLAYIVNMQIREKERLYQMLDKRTEELRFLANHDSLTEVYNRRAFNKMLDKAIQRNEPFSLIGFDVDMFKGINDEFGHPAGDALLIHVIKLIAVSLKEGDNLFRIGGDEFCIISSITNHEALDRYLQCILSTVSHSHCEHKGRQLSCTLSIGAAIRANENTEEILQKTDSMLYQSKSNGRNRVTIAG